The segment GCGAGACCGAGAGCGCGATCGACCCGGCCAGGAACACGGCCACGCCGGGCGCCATGAAGTGCCAGAGGTGGATCGCCCGGTGGAGGCCCGGATCGCGGTCGGCGATCAGGTCAAGATACGGGTTACCGCCCGGACCGGGGAACGGCGCGAGGAACGCGCGCCAGGCGAGCGCCATGAGCGCGACTCCGATGAGGACGAGCGTCCACGGCCTCACGGAGCGGACACCCTTCCCGGAGGGATCGATGCTGCGGGAGCGACCCAGGCATGGGGGCGAGGGTGTGAAAACATGCTCGCCGCTATGCCGTACCGAGCCTCTGGCGAGGGGGGTCGCTCCCGCCACGGCCGATGCGGCCCGTCCGGCAACAGGCCGGCGGGCCGCGAGGCCGCAAGACGCAACCGTGCAAGCGGATCAGCGGAACGCCCGGCGTGAATCGCCGGAGCGCGGATTCGTGAAACGACCCCCCGCGTCGTTTTCACGCCGCGGTGCGGCAGGGCAGGCGCTCCGCTCATCGGAAGCGAACCCTCGCGAGGCGCTCGGTCCGCCAGCCGACGCCGCGGTCGATCGATCCGCACCCGCCCTGCCGGCGGGCTTGTCTTTCCAGCGCGACGCTGCGCTTGAGCGCGGCCTGGAGGCCGCCGAACTCCTCGAGGATGTGGACCGCGCCCTGCACGATCGCCCGCTCGATCCGGGCCAGTTCTTCCGCCGTCCCGGCGTCGGGCTCGCCGGCGCCGGTGGCCCCGGCCCAGCCGCGCGTCACCCGGCGTGCCCGCTCCAGTTCGCGCGCGGTGCGGGCGACGGCCACGACCTCGACCGACCGGCCCATCCTTCGGAGCGCGCGCCAGAGCCCGCGGTGCGCCCGGCCCCACGAGCGGAGCGCGGTGGCGGTGTCGTGGCCGGGCTCGGCGTAGACGAACAGGGCCCGGGTCGAGTCGAGCGCGACGGGCAGCTTGACGGGGAAGTAGCGCCGGGTCTCGCGGGCCGCTCCGCGGTACACGCGCACGGGCAGCAGCGAACGCCCGATGCCGAGCGCGTCGAACGCGGAGACCTTCTCAGTCTCGGTCGGGAGCCACGGAAGATCGGAGTGCTCGATGACGTAGTCGAGCGAGAGCAGGCGGCGCATGAGGACCTCGGTCGAGGCGCCGCGGCGGTGGCGGATGTGCTCGGCTCCGAGCGCCCGGTAGACCGGCCGTGAGAAGATCCGGCAGACGCGGCCGATGCCCGCGATGCCGGGCTCCGTCTCCTCGCTCGCGACCCGGCGCTCGATCAGCGCGTGGACGACGCGGCGGACCTGCTCGGGGTGCGCGTCCATGAACCGTCCGCACTGGGCGCGGGTGAACACCCCGCTGTGCAGGCACACGAGCGCGATCCACTCGGCCTTCCTTCCGGTCCAGCCGAACGCTTCGAGCGCCTTCTCGCGCCCCTTGAGGTGTCCGATCATCGCTCGTCCCCGGTCACGAGCGCGCGGTCGGCCTGCATGTAGGTGATGAGGAGTCCCATCGGGTTGTGGACGACCAGCTCGGGCGGGACGGAGTCCAGGAACTCGAACCGGAGCGTGAGCGACCAGCGCTCGCGCAGCACCTCCCGGGCGGCCGCGAGATGCACGAGCTCGAAGTCGGCCGTTGCGCCGTGCGGCGGCTCGGGCGAGGGGTGGATCCGGAGCACGACCCGCTCGACCTGGCGCTCGGTCTCGGCGGTCCCGGCTGCGACACCCGCGACCTCGTCGCCGTCGCGCGCGAACGCCGCGTTGGCGAGTTCCGTGCTCAGGAACCGGAGGCTCCGG is part of the Candidatus Palauibacter soopunensis genome and harbors:
- a CDS encoding TetR-like C-terminal domain-containing protein, with protein sequence MIGHLKGREKALEAFGWTGRKAEWIALVCLHSGVFTRAQCGRFMDAHPEQVRRVVHALIERRVASEETEPGIAGIGRVCRIFSRPVYRALGAEHIRHRRGASTEVLMRRLLSLDYVIEHSDLPWLPTETEKVSAFDALGIGRSLLPVRVYRGAARETRRYFPVKLPVALDSTRALFVYAEPGHDTATALRSWGRAHRGLWRALRRMGRSVEVVAVARTARELERARRVTRGWAGATGAGEPDAGTAEELARIERAIVQGAVHILEEFGGLQAALKRSVALERQARRQGGCGSIDRGVGWRTERLARVRFR
- a CDS encoding VirB8/TrbF family protein, translated to MRRARMNGDGDAGREYAEIWGEAVQANRKLRTILIFLSASCVLGVFVLLRIAGAEPPKPIVIRVDEVGRAEAVAYEAATAQADPLDPTTKYFLNRFVADFHSRRRATVEEHWTRSLRFLSTELANAAFARDGDEVAGVAAGTAETERQVERVVLRIHPSPEPPHGATADFELVHLAAAREVLRERWSLTLRFEFLDSVPPELVVHNPMGLLITYMQADRALVTGDER